A single window of Nicotiana sylvestris chromosome 5, ASM39365v2, whole genome shotgun sequence DNA harbors:
- the LOC104236020 gene encoding uncharacterized protein, with amino-acid sequence MVVLDQDDLTGVETTATVTATSTGIDPRYKSWRRSVLRGLSVKNKLGFISGECKQPDPSSPQFCQWEQCDNMVTSWILNLLYKEIADSVEYANDVVELWKELEDRYKQTNGSRLYQIQNIINDLSQGTLDITTYYTKLKKLWEELTTLNKRAQCSCTCNYGVKESMYKAEQDRRLIQFLMG; translated from the exons ATGGTCGTACTTGACCAAGACGATTTGACTGGAGTGGAAACTACCGCCACTGTTACTGCTACAAGCACAGGAATTGATCCAA GGTACAAGTCTTGGAGGAGAAGTGTATTGAGGGGATTGTCTGTGAAGAACAAACTAGGTTTCATAAGCGGTGAGTGCAAACAACCAGATCCTTCGTCACCACAATTTTGCCAATGGGAGCAATGTGATAATATGGTGACGTCTTGGATCCTAAATTTACTTTATAAGGAAATCGCAGACAGTGTAGAATATGCAAATGATGTTGTTGAACTTTGGAAGGAACTGGAGGATCGCTATAAACAAACTAATGGATCTAGGCTGTATCAAATTCAGAATATAATCAACGACCTTTCTCAAGGTACTCTTGATATTACTACTTACTATACTAAATTGAAGAAACTTTGGGAAGAACTCACTACGTTGAACAAAAGGGCTCAATGCAGTTGTACCTGTAATTATGGTGTAAAAGAGAGTATGTACAAAGCTGAGCAAGATAGGAGACTGATACAGTTCCTTATGGGATAG
- the LOC104236017 gene encoding uncharacterized protein, with translation MSSKEKPTLGGTRIKTRKRNIAAPLDPAAFADAVVQIYLDNAGDLELVAKSIESTDLNFSRYGDTLFEVIFTGGRTQPGTIKPDEGDRHPYSVIECEPRREVILPSVIYVQKILRRKPFLIKNLENVMRRMLQCLEFFEENERKKLAIFTALAFSQKLSGLPPETVFQPLLKDNLVAKGLVLSFITDFFKEYLVDNSLDDLISILKRGKMEGNLLEFFPSAKRTPEAVSEHFTKAELIPLVEYNEKKIFEVKLKEMKSAVTTQIAEEANISEVIETVKQHVKDAKLPDIEVVRILWDVLMDAVQWSGKNQQQNANSALRQVKTWAQLLNTFCTTGKLELELIYKVQVQCYEDAKLMKLFPEIIRSLYDQDVLAEDTILHWFRKGTNAKGRQALVKALDPFVKWLEEAEEEE, from the exons ATGAg CTCAAAGGAGAAACCCACTCTTGG TGGTACGCGGATTAAGACCCGCAAACGGAATATTGCAGCGCCTCTGGACCCTGCAGCATTTGCGGATGCAGTGGTCCAGATTTATTTGGATAATGCTGGTGATTTG GAACTTGTTGCCAAGAGCATTGAGTCTACAGACCTTAACTTCTCAAGATACGGTGACACCCTTTTTGAG GTTATCTTCACAGGGGGCCGTACACAACCTGGAACAATTAAACCTGATGAAGGGGACCGCCACCCTTACTCTGTAATTGAGTGTGAACCTAGACGTGAAGTCATTTTGCCATCTGTAATCTACGTGCAGAAGATATTGAGGAGAAAACCGTTTCTTATAAAGAATCTTGAAAATGTTATGCGGAGAATGTTGCAATGTTTGGAGTTCTTTGAGGAAAATGAGAGGAAGAAGTTGGCAATTTTTACAGCCCTTGCCTTTTCCCAGAAGCTTTCTGGCCTCCCGCCAGAAACGGTTTTCCAGCCATTGCTCAAAGATAACCTTGTTGCCAAAGGGCTAGTCCTCTCATTTATCACAGACTTCTTTAAAGAATATTTGGTTGACAACAGTCTTGATGATTTGATCTCAATCCTTAAGCGGGGTAAAATGGAAGGTAATCTCTTGGAGTTCTTCCCTTCGGCAAAGCGGACACCTGAAGCTGTCTCTGAGCATTTCAC CAAGGCTGAGCTTATACCTTTGGTCGAGTACAATGAAAAGAAGATTTTTGAGGTGAAGCTCAAGGAAATGAAATCTGCTGTGACGACTCAGATAGCAGAAGAAGCTAATATTTCTGAAGTTATAGAAACTGTCAAGCAACACGTCAAAGATGCTAAACTGCCAGATATAGAAGTTGTGAGAATTCTGTGGGATGTCTTGATGGATGCTGTGCAGTGGTCTGGGAAGAATCAACAGCAAAATGCTAATTCGGCCCTTCGCCAG GTGAAAACATGGGCGCAACTGTTGAATACATTCTGCACAACAGGAAAGCTTGAATTGGAGCTTATATACAAAGTCCAAGTTCAGTGCTATGAGGATGCTAAACTGATGAAGTTGTTCCCAGAAATTATAAGGTCCCTCTATGACCAAGATGTGCTAGCAGAAGACACCATTCTTCATTGGTTCCGCAAGGGAACTAACGCCAAGGGCAG GCAAGCTCTTGTCAAGGCGCTGGATCCCTTTGTTAAATGGCTGGAGGAGGCAGAGGAAGAGGAATGA
- the LOC104236019 gene encoding uncharacterized protein, which yields MKKLLWWCAWSTYEEDFKDQLKKMGELCEDEDASFAKDLLHYPPQSWCRAYFDTQCKNMMVDNNFTESFNAWILEARYMPIIKMLEEIIIKVMNLLAINEDKIRKWNGDYNPSALMLYNDYRAIAHYCKVEFNGDFGYEITQGDDRHTLDLEHKKCTCRLWQLSGIRCPHAIKAIIYDRGDPKEQIHWYYSKEA from the exons ATGAAGAAGTTGTTGTGGTGGTGTGCTTGGAGCACTTATGAAGAAGATTTCAAAGATCAACTAAAAAAGATGGGAGAGCTATGTGAGGATGAAGATGCTTCTTTTGCCAAAGATCTCCTGCATTATCCTCCACAGTCTTGGTGTAGAGCATATTTTGACACTCAATGTAAAAACATGATGGTCGACAATAATTTCACCGAGTCGTTTAATGCATGGATTCTTGAAGCTAGATATATGCCAATTATCAAGATGCTCGAGGAGATTATAATAAAGGTTATGAATCTGTTGGCTATCAATGAAGATAAAATCAG AAAATGGAATGGTGACTATAATCCAAGTGCTTTGATGCTTTACAATGACTATAGGGCAATTGCTCATTATTGCAAGGTTGAATTTAATGGTGACTTTGGATATGAAATCACACAAGGTGATGATAGACATACTTTGGATCTTGAACATAAAAAATGCACTTGTAGATTATGGCAACTTTCTGGGATCCGTTGCCCCCATGCTATCAAAGCTATAATATATGATAGG GGTGATCCTAAGGAGCAAATACACTGGTACTATAGCAAAGAAGCATAA
- the LOC138869258 gene encoding pentatricopeptide repeat-containing protein At4g04370-like, with translation MQQYMFCSRIESSKTTITSALAACAQLGSLKVGTSIHGYMLMQRIAIETPAQNSLVTMYSKCGYLKQALVVFDMIKSRDVVSWNAIVAGNAQNGHLAMALHLFNEMRIDHQRPDSITFRHDFS, from the coding sequence ATGCAACAATACATGTTTTGTAGTAGAATTGAATCGTCTAAAACTACTATAACAAGTGCCCTTGCAGCTTGTGCTCAATTAGGTTCATTAAAAGTAGGAACTTCTATACATGGCTACATGTTGATGCAAAGAATTGCCATAGAGACTCCTGCCCAAAATTCACTTGTCACCATGTATTCAAAGTGTGGCTATTTGAAGCAAGCACTTGTTGTTTTCGATATGATAAAAAGCAGAGATGTGGTTTCCTGGAATGCAATTGTTGCCGGGAATGCTCAGAATGGGCATTTAGCAATGGCCTTGCATCTGTTTAATGAAATGAGGATAGACCATCAAAGACCTGATTCAATTACATTTAGGCACGACTTTAGTTGA